A region from the Diadema setosum chromosome 17, eeDiaSeto1, whole genome shotgun sequence genome encodes:
- the LOC140240838 gene encoding uncharacterized protein, which yields MTSFSSSKSVRAPALPPVSSLDEPRHTSPIMLLSGSNKRGSASENCLALMWPSANDDRGRRSLSPVSPSIHGNLDGTVHRTQETLRHPLNNAHEEGSVTYDRTMDVMVCPSGQTVVRMRTSVDVVLSTPSGRPWSPSASQHPTLPYSPHSSPYSPKSPSMVGSRQMGTSPDSTMWLHSGSGRSSSPSFPGRKVQFNPDHDQSSGSLPSPGQSPSMIHSGSGDSPRTPLSSSIKKKGPRRRKISGKDKGDRVWFSGGAQEILEEDHPEEDVASGSRCPCVRLFLLVCMAAVLLAVLFYLSLWLIAQHRASPAVAVGGETLETVLHSQLFGQPIVVNVLPKLLLRIFAKDAKDQSMVIMFHGQPGVGKTFVVDLMGKALFPKSTGEQCMMKFLPSLVEVRDHLVTAYDYSVALEDFIDLGRILYRACPVVLYVVEDLGYDSAANLFEALAFTLKSVRKRQASQEQKMAFVLITNIGGNAIVNYVMEQFYKGRKREDINLQELTPILESGHSVFPKSAPEDLPTGVEEDTTKLERVYTQLLAVVDSHIPFLPLERQHVLLCIQQAAAQKNVTLAREDMEWIADKLSYYPENGQFSSSGCKKVEEKANLLSEFVQTRNI from the exons ATGACCTCCTTTTCATCTTCAAAGAGTGTGAGAGCTCCTGCACTACCCCCGGTGTCGAGTCTTGATGAGCCGCGGCACACCTCTCCCATCATGCTGCTGTCGGGTTCCAACAAGCGAGGGAGTGCTTCCGAGAACTGCCTGGCGCTGATGTGGCCTAGTGCCAACGACGATAGAGGCAGGAGGTCCCTGTCTCCAGTCTCCCCATCCATTCATGGCAATCTGGACGGGACTGTGCACCGTACACAGGAAACTCTCAGACATCCTCTCAACAATGCCCACGAGGAGGGTTCTGTCACATACGACCGGACCATGGATGTGATGGTTTGTCCATCCGGTCAGACAGTTGTCAGGATGAGAACCTCCGTGGATGTTGTCCTGTCCACTCCAAGCGGCCGCCCATGGTCACCTTCTGCATCGCAGCACCCGACTCTGCCATATAGTCCACATTCCTCTCCTTACAGTCCAAAATCACCCTCTATGGTTGGTTCCAGACAAATGGGCACAAGTCCAGATTCTACCATGTGGCTACATTCTGGAAGTGGTCGTTCTTCCTCTCCTAGTTTTCCAG GTCGCAAAGTGCAATTCAACCCTGATCATGACCAGAGCTCAGGCAGTCTTCCATCGCCAGGACAGTCTCCAAGTATGATCCACAGCGGCAGTGGGGACTCACCGAGAACACCGCTGTCATCATCTATCAAAAAGAAAGGTCCCCGGAGGAGGAAAATCTCAGGCAAGGACAAAGGCGACAGGGTGTGGTTCTCTGGAGGAGCACAAGAAATCCTGGAAGAGGACCATCCAGAGGAAGATGTCGCCAGTGGGAGTCGGTGCCCCTGCGTGCGGCTCTTCCTGCTCGTGTGCATGGCAGCTGTGCTACTCGCAGTCCTTTTCTACCTCAGCCTCTGGCTTATTGCGCAGCATCGAGCCAGTCCAGCTGTTGCTGTTGGTGGAGAAACCCTTGAGACAGTCCTGCACAGCCAATTATTTGGCCAACCTATCGTTGTGAATGTTTTGCCTAAATTGCTGTTGAGAATTTTTGCCAAGGATGCCAAGGACCAATCCATGGTCATTATGTTCCATGGACAGCCAGGAGTTGGTAAGACTTTCGTTGTGGACTTGATGGGAAAGGCATTGTTTCCCAAAAGCACTGGAGAACAGTGCATGATGAAATTTCTACCTTCACTTGTAGAAGTCAGGGATCATCTTGTAACAGCCTATGACTACTCCGTTGCACTGGAGGACTTCATTGACCTTGGAAGAATCCTGTATAGAGCTTGCCCCGTGGTCCTTTATGTTGTAGAAGATCTGGGATACGACAGTGCTGCCAACCTCTTTGAAGCTTTGGCATTCACTTTGAAGAGTGTCCGCAAGCGACAAGCGTCTCAGGAGCAAAAGATGGCCTTCGTCCTCATCACAAACATTGGAGGAAATGCGATAGTAAACTATGTCATGGAACAGTTTTACAAGGGCAGAAAAAGAGAGGATATAAACCTGCAAGAGCTAACTCCTATCTTAGAATCAGGTCACTCTGTTTTTCCAAAATCGGCACCTGAGGACTTGCCCACTGGTGTTGAGGAAGACACGACCAAGCTTGAAAGAGTCTACAcccaactgctggcagttgttGACAGTCACATTCCATTTCTGCCATTGGAGAGACAGCATGTCCTACTGTGCATTCAGCAAGCAGCAGCACAGAAAAATGTGACCCTAGCGAGAGAAGACATGGAGTGGATTGCGGATAAACTTTCTTACTATCCAGAAAATGGCCAATTCTCTTCCTCAGGCTGCAAGAAGGTTGAAGAGAAGGCAAATCTTCTTTCTGAGTTTGTGCAAACTAGAAACATTTGA